GATGTCGCTGAAGGCGCCCACGGTGGGTATCCGGAAACGGTGGAAGTTGGCCGCGTTGGACACCGGATGGCTGCAGAGGTCGTTGAACCAGGGGCTGCCGTTGGCGATATGGATGGCGATGGACATGTCCAGCCGGCCGGCTTCCTCGTAGATGGGGTAGAAGTAGGGGTCCACCAGGAGGCGGTTGCCTTCGTACGGCCGCATCAGCACGGCGCATGCGCCGTGTTCCTTGCCGAAGCGGACTTGGTCCAGCGCATCGGACAGGCTGAGAGTGGGCGCCAGGCACGACCACCGCAGCCGTCCGTCCGACTGGGACCAGATGTCCGCCAGCCACCGGTTCCAGCTTCCGCACAGGGCTACTTCCACCGGGGCGCGGTCGGTGACCTGCTCGATGAACATGGTGTTATGCAGCACCTGGACGTCGACTCCGGTGTCGTCCATGTGCTCCAGCCGGAGCCCCACGTTGCCCAACTCCATGGACTCGTCGGCGTCGGCGAACTTGCGGCCCACCTGCCGCTCACGCTCCCGCAGCGCTTCCTCCGAGAACGCGGGGAAACGGAAACCCTTCACCTTGCCGTCCACTACCCAGAACTGCTGCCGTACGCCCGCCTCCTCCGGCGACGCCAGCGGCACCGGGCGGTACTGGCGTTCCGAGGGATCGAGGTAGTCCCAGGTGCGTTCGCATTCCACCACGTGGGCATCCGAGTCCACGATCAGAGGGTTTCCGTTGGTGTTCGCGGTCATGTCTTTTGCTCCTTCGGACCACAAGAGCGCGGCCCCTACAGCGCGTACAACCGCCGCGCGTTGTCGCTCAGAATCTTCTGCTTGACGTCCTCCGACAGGTCCGTGCGTTCGCGGAACACCCGAATGGCATCCACGTCGCTCGACGTGTCCGTGTGGCCGTAGTCGGTGCCGATGACGAGGCCGTCCTCGCCGGTCTCCCCCACGATGTAGGGCAGGTCGTCGGTGTTCTCGCAGGTCACGAACATATTGAAGGCTTCCATGGGGTTGTCCGGCCAGTCGCGGCCCATGGTCCGGTAGCGGTTGCGGACCTCGTGCAGGATCCACGGCAGCCACTGGGAGCTGGCCTCGATGAAACCCCAGCGGAGTTTCGGGAACATCTCCGGCACCTCGCTGAAGAGGACGTCGGCGAAGCCTCCCACGGTGGGGATGCGGAAACGGTGGAAGGTGGTTCCCAGCCGCAGCGGATGGGTGTAGAGGTCGCTCAGCCAAGCGCTGCCGTTGGCGATGTGCACGGCGATGGACATGTCCAGGCGGCAGGCTTCCTCGAAGATGGGATAGAAATACGGGTCCACCAGCATCCGGTTGTTCTCGAACGGCCGCATCAGCACCGCGCAGGCGCCGTGCTCCCTGGAGAAGCGGATCTGGTCGAGAGCATCGGACATGCTCAGGGTGGGGGCGAGACACGACCAGCGCAGCCGCCCGTCCGACTGCGACCAGATGTCCGCGAGCCAGCGGTTCCAGCTCCCGCACAGCGCCACCTCCACCGGCGCCCGGTCGGTCACCTGCTCGATGAACATGGTGTTGTGCAGCACCTGGACGTCCACGCCGGTGGCGTCCATGTGCTCCAGCCGGAGCCCCACGTTGCCCAGCTCCCGGGCCTCCTTGGCCTCGGCGAACTTGCGGCCCACCTGCTCCTGGCGCCGCCGCAGCTCCTCCTCGGAGAACGCG
This region of Deltaproteobacteria bacterium genomic DNA includes:
- a CDS encoding amidohydrolase family protein — translated: MSADTNGTPLIVDSDAHVVECDRTWDYLEGSEKQFRPVPLASPEEDGAALQFWLVDGKVRGFRFPAFSEEELRRRQEQVGRKFAEAKEARELGNVGLRLEHMDATGVDVQVLHNTMFIEQVTDRAPVEVALCGSWNRWLADIWSQSDGRLRWSCLAPTLSMSDALDQIRFSREHGACAVLMRPFENNRMLVDPYFYPIFEEACRLDMSIAVHIANGSAWLSDLYTHPLRLGTTFHRFRIPTVGGFADVLFSEVPEMFPKLRWGFIEASSQWLPWILHEVRNRYRTMGRDWPDNPMEAFNMFVTCENTDDLPYIVGETGEDGLVIGTDYGHTDTSSDVDAIRVFRERTDLSEDVKQKILSDNARRLYAL
- a CDS encoding amidohydrolase family protein — translated: MTANTNGNPLIVDSDAHVVECERTWDYLDPSERQYRPVPLASPEEAGVRQQFWVVDGKVKGFRFPAFSEEALRERERQVGRKFADADESMELGNVGLRLEHMDDTGVDVQVLHNTMFIEQVTDRAPVEVALCGSWNRWLADIWSQSDGRLRWSCLAPTLSLSDALDQVRFGKEHGACAVLMRPYEGNRLLVDPYFYPIYEEAGRLDMSIAIHIANGSPWFNDLCSHPVSNAANFHRFRIPTVGAFSDIMLSEIPQVFPDLRWGFIEASAQWVPWMLHEVQKRCRVLGREWPENAMAEFGMFVTCENSDDLAYIVQESGEDGLVIGTDYGHTDVSSDVDAIKIFRERTDISADVKRKILSDNARRLYGL